One Drechmeria coniospora strain ARSEF 6962 chromosome 01, whole genome shotgun sequence genomic region harbors:
- a CDS encoding Cytochrome P450, which translates to MASLTLINIDQKSKWLKQEPSSSLTPLLVLASGAMLLLSSIAQVWNRIVDFLRDFGRPVIQNVPQVPGYPILGVLPQMCNEGLYSATMREMFDAAKDSGISCSSVGTVPIVLLRDPGVIRQVLVQNSDSITRFAPDGTGPFGIMQRITGDIAASANGQDWHRWRKGFLKDFSNSTALRKSYGDILRIAKHHVEKMKTEKSGTDLLDAMQAYALDSVWSVTLGADNISQSADEILSVMSRYGDIVGSPSHLWRHHIRNFVSGKAYREPDYIEKSVGDQINGVLDKLLGSHIENVNPEEHPGEDLKHNFLRRTSKESGGSLQSPITEDVLSQARQVFSLGHEAPTLVLSWAIYELGRHPEVIEKLRREIQDSKGDDGDLDFETLRGLPYLDSVCLELLRLHSPISATSRMVTKPIVLETKDKNTVVLPPGTHLFASVHLLHHDKLVWGENADEFVPERWTGLKPSILESRCEYLPFLAGPRGCPSASFVSVQMKTMLSVLLSQVDVELTDSTGVEKCIGGVVRPSKPLPYQIHEICV; encoded by the coding sequence ATGGCTTCGCTCACTCTCATCAACATTGACCAAAAGTCGAAATGGCTGAAGCAAGAACCTTCGTCAAGCCTGACGCCGTTGCTCGTCTTGGCATCTGGCGCCATGCTGCTCCTGTCAAGCATCGCCCAGGTGTGGAATCGCATCGTCGACTTTCTTAGGGACTTTGGGAGGCCTGTAATTCAGAACGTGCCGCAAGTCCCAGGCTATCCAATTCTTGGCGTGCTCCCCCAAATGTGCAACGAAGGGCTCTACTCGGCCACGATGCGCGAGAtgttcgacgccgccaaggacAGCGGCATCTCCTGCTCCTCTGTGGGAACGGTCCCAATTGTCCTCCTCCGCGACCCTGGCGTGATACGCCAAGTGCTCGTTCAGAACTCGGACAGCATCACTCGATTCGCgcccgacggcaccggcccCTTCGGCATCATGCAAAGGATCACGGGAGACAttgccgcctcggccaacgGACAAGACTGGCACCGCTGGCGGAAGGGGTTCCTCAAGGACTTTTCCAACTCTACGGCCCTCCGCAAATCGTACGGCGACATACTCCGCATTGCCAAACACCACGTCGAGAAGATGAAGACGGAAAAGTCCGGTACCGATCTTCTCGACGCCATGCAGGCGTACGCCCTCGACAGCGTATGGTCCGTGACTCTGGGGGCCGACAACATCTCCCAGTCGGCCGACGAAATCCTGTCGGTCATGTCCCGGTACGGAGATATCGTCGGCAGCCCCTCGCATCTTTGGCGCCACCACATTCGAAACTTTGTCTCAGGAAAGGCCTATCGGGAACCAGACTACATCGAGAAAAGCGTCGGAGACCAGATCAACGGTGTCTTGGACAAGCTGCTCGGCAGTCACATCGAAAACGTCAACCCCGAGGAGCACCCCGGAGAGGACCTCAAGCACAATTTTCTGCGCAGAACATCGAAGGAATCCGGCGGCTCGCTCCAATCCCCCATCACCGAGGATGTGCTGTCCCAGGCTCGACAGGTCTTCTCCCTGGGTCACGAGGCTCCCACCCTGGTTCTGTCATGGGCCATCTACGAGCTTGGTCGCCACCCAGAGGTCATTGAAAAGCTGAGGCGCGAGATTCAGGACAGCAagggcgatgatggcgaccTTGACTTCGAGACTCTCCGGGGGCTGCCATATCTCGATTCCGTGTGCCTGGAGCTTCTTCGCCTCCACTCGCCCATTTCGGCCACGTCTCGCATGGTAACGAAGCCGATCGTGCTGGAAACCAAAGATAAGAACACGGTTGTCCTGCCCCCGGGCACCCACCTATTTGCTTCCGTTCACCTGCTGCACCACGACAAGCTGGTATGGGGCGAGAACGCGGACGAGTTCGTGCCAGAGAGGTGGACCGGCCTGAAGCCGAGCATCCTCGAGAGCCGTTGCGAATATCTTCCCTTCCTGGCCGGCCCGAGAGGCTGCCCGAGTGCGAGCTTTGTCTCGGTCCAGATGAAGACGATGCTTTCCGTCCTTCTTTCCCAGGTTGACGTCGAGCTCACGGATTCTACCGGGGTGGAAAAGTGTATCGGCGGTGTCGTTCGACCCTCCAAGCCTCTCCCGTACCAGATTCACGAAATTTGTGTCTAA